The following are from one region of the Polynucleobacter sp. MWH-CaK5 genome:
- the gatA gene encoding Asp-tRNA(Asn)/Glu-tRNA(Gln) amidotransferase subunit GatA: protein MSWHTKTIAELSKSLHSKEVSSQELANYFLSRIAESKELNAFVDVNVEQTLLQAKAADAQLADGSATTLTGVPLAHKDIFVTKHWKTTAGSKILNNYISPFDAHVVAELGVGRAGMVCLGKVNMDEFAMGSSNESAYAGPTKNPWDLARVPGGSSGGSAAAIAAGLAPASTGTDTGGSIRQPAAFCGITGIKPTYGRVSRYGMIAYASSLDQAGPMAKTAEDCAIMLNAMAGHDAKDSTSLDRAKEDYTKALGKTWSGEPGLPLKGLRVGLPKEYFGDGLNADVRAAVDAAIEQLKKMGAECVPVSLPKTELSIPVYYVLAPAEASSNLSRFDGVRYGHRAAEYSDLSDMYKRSRSEGFGSEVKRRIMIGAYVLSHGYYDAYYLKAQRIRRIIAQDFQNAFDACDIIAGPVAPNVAGKLGEKVSDPTQMYLEDIYTLSPNLAGLPAMSVPCGFGDHGMPVGLQLIGNYFSEAALLQVAHAYQQETNWHQAQSPFAVKGGA from the coding sequence ATGAGCTGGCACACCAAAACCATTGCTGAATTATCAAAATCACTTCATTCAAAAGAAGTGAGCAGCCAAGAGCTCGCAAATTACTTTTTAAGTCGCATTGCTGAGTCTAAAGAACTGAACGCATTCGTTGATGTGAACGTTGAACAAACTTTGTTGCAAGCCAAGGCGGCTGATGCTCAATTGGCCGATGGTTCTGCAACGACTTTGACAGGTGTGCCATTGGCGCACAAAGATATCTTTGTTACCAAGCATTGGAAGACAACGGCGGGTTCAAAAATATTGAATAACTACATCAGTCCATTTGATGCGCATGTGGTTGCTGAGCTTGGAGTTGGTCGTGCCGGCATGGTTTGTTTGGGTAAGGTCAACATGGACGAGTTCGCCATGGGATCTTCAAATGAAAGTGCTTATGCAGGCCCCACTAAAAATCCTTGGGATCTCGCGAGAGTACCCGGTGGTTCTTCAGGTGGTTCTGCTGCAGCCATTGCTGCAGGTTTAGCGCCCGCATCAACAGGAACAGATACCGGCGGATCGATTCGTCAGCCCGCAGCTTTTTGCGGCATCACCGGCATTAAGCCAACCTATGGCCGAGTGTCACGTTACGGCATGATTGCTTATGCGTCTTCTCTTGACCAAGCCGGCCCAATGGCCAAGACGGCAGAAGATTGCGCCATCATGCTTAACGCCATGGCAGGACATGATGCAAAAGATTCCACGAGCTTGGATCGTGCCAAAGAAGATTACACAAAAGCACTTGGTAAAACTTGGTCAGGTGAGCCAGGCTTGCCTCTCAAAGGTTTAAGAGTCGGCTTGCCTAAAGAGTATTTTGGTGATGGCTTGAATGCGGACGTTAGAGCTGCTGTTGATGCTGCCATTGAGCAATTGAAAAAAATGGGCGCCGAGTGTGTGCCTGTGTCTTTGCCTAAAACAGAGTTATCGATTCCGGTGTATTACGTCTTGGCTCCTGCAGAAGCATCGAGTAATTTGAGTCGTTTTGATGGTGTTCGTTATGGACATCGCGCTGCAGAGTACAGCGATTTATCAGACATGTACAAGCGCTCAAGATCTGAAGGTTTTGGTTCAGAAGTGAAGCGTCGCATCATGATTGGTGCTTACGTTTTGTCGCACGGTTATTACGATGCTTATTATTTAAAAGCACAGAGAATTCGTCGCATCATTGCGCAAGATTTTCAAAATGCATTTGATGCGTGCGACATCATCGCAGGACCAGTTGCACCGAATGTTGCTGGCAAGCTGGGTGAAAAAGTTTCAGATCCAACGCAAATGTATTTAGAAGATATTTATACGCTTTCACCAAATTTGGCAGGATTGCCAGCGATGAGTGTGCCGTGTGGTTTTGGCGATCATGGCATGCCGGTTGGTTTGCAATTAATTGGTAATTACTTCTCTGAAGCTGCTTTGCTACAAGTGGCGCATGCTTATCAACAAGAAACCAATTGGCATCAAGCCCAATCACCTTTTGCAGTGAAAGGTGGTGCGTGA
- the gatC gene encoding Asp-tRNA(Asn)/Glu-tRNA(Gln) amidotransferase subunit GatC: protein MNLEDVKRIAHLSHLSLSEDEATATLAQLQKVFHLVEQMQAVDTDGVEPLAHPIEQIMAIAQPLREDVVTEHDQRDAYLKNAPAEHDGLFLVPKVIE from the coding sequence ATGAATCTCGAAGATGTTAAGCGCATAGCGCATTTATCCCATTTATCGCTCTCGGAAGACGAGGCAACAGCCACTTTGGCCCAATTGCAGAAAGTCTTCCATTTGGTAGAGCAAATGCAGGCCGTTGATACCGATGGTGTTGAGCCTTTGGCCCACCCAATTGAGCAAATCATGGCCATTGCCCAGCCATTGCGTGAAGATGTGGTCACGGAGCATGATCAAAGAGATGCTTATTTAAAAAATGCACCTGCTGAACATGATGGTTTATTTCTTGTGCCAAAGGTGATCGAATGA
- a CDS encoding rod shape-determining protein, with product MFGLFRNYFSNDLAIDLGTANTLIYMRDKGIVLDEPSVVAIRQEGGPNGKKTILAVGKEAKQMLGRVPGNIEAIRPMKDGVIADFTITEQMLKQFIKMVHETKLLKPSPRIIICVPCGSTQVERRAIRESALGAGASQVYLIEEPMAAAIGAGLPVSEASGSMVVDIGGGTTEVGVMSLGGMVYKGSIRVGGDKFDEAIINYIRRNYGMLIGEQTSEAIKKTIGSAFPGSEVKDMEIRGRNLSEGIPRSFTVTSNEILEALTDPLNQIVTAVKVALEQTPPELASDIADRGMMLTGGGALLRDLDRLLLEETGLPVHIAEDPLTCVVRGSGIALERMDKLGGVFSQE from the coding sequence ATGTTTGGTCTCTTTCGCAATTACTTTTCTAATGATTTAGCCATTGACTTGGGTACCGCAAACACCCTTATTTACATGCGTGATAAGGGCATTGTCCTTGATGAGCCATCGGTTGTGGCGATTCGTCAAGAAGGCGGTCCGAATGGCAAAAAGACTATTTTAGCCGTAGGTAAGGAAGCCAAGCAGATGCTTGGTCGAGTTCCAGGCAATATTGAAGCAATTCGCCCTATGAAAGATGGTGTTATTGCTGATTTCACGATCACTGAGCAAATGCTCAAGCAGTTCATCAAAATGGTTCATGAGACCAAATTGCTCAAACCAAGCCCAAGAATCATCATTTGCGTGCCTTGCGGCTCAACACAGGTTGAAAGACGCGCCATTCGTGAATCTGCCCTAGGTGCAGGCGCCTCACAGGTCTATTTGATTGAAGAACCAATGGCTGCGGCCATCGGCGCCGGTTTACCAGTATCAGAAGCTTCTGGCTCAATGGTGGTGGATATCGGTGGCGGCACAACTGAAGTGGGCGTGATGTCCCTAGGCGGCATGGTTTACAAGGGTTCTATCCGTGTTGGCGGTGATAAATTTGACGAAGCCATCATCAATTACATCCGTCGTAACTACGGTATGTTGATTGGCGAACAAACCTCTGAAGCCATCAAGAAAACGATTGGTTCAGCCTTCCCAGGCTCAGAAGTGAAAGACATGGAAATCCGTGGCCGCAACCTTTCTGAAGGTATCCCACGCAGCTTCACAGTAACAAGCAATGAAATTCTAGAAGCCTTGACCGATCCGTTGAATCAAATCGTGACGGCCGTGAAGGTAGCCCTAGAGCAAACACCTCCAGAGTTGGCTTCTGACATTGCTGATCGCGGCATGATGTTGACTGGTGGCGGCGCTTTGCTTCGCGACCTAGATCGCTTATTGCTTGAGGAAACTGGCCTTCCTGTTCATATTGCCGAAGATCCATTGACCTGCGTGGTCAGAGGCTCAGGCATTGCGCTAGAGCGCATGGACAAGCTAGGCGGCGTATTCTCACAAGAATAA
- the mreC gene encoding rod shape-determining protein MreC: MQLSPPPLFKQGTPALIKLAICLFISVVLMVMDHQLKALNEVRSVASYMLTPFQYAMQMPRNALVGTYDYLTSKGSLEVENEALTKRVAELTLLANQSELFMSENTQLRNLIGIKEQARFKILIAQILYSPSNPMSQRVVIDRGASDNISLGQAVSDHQGIVGQVVRVMENKSEVSLLDDRDMVIPIQVARNGLRGALHGNGRGRPLELRHMAAVSDLQVGDVLMTSGIDGVYPPGFAVATIDKIERNVDKNFAYVYCSPVGGVNRFRHVMILFYDSGFGPKPEASKNFKETDSKSNRLYRGKP; the protein is encoded by the coding sequence TTGCAGCTTAGCCCTCCTCCTCTCTTCAAACAAGGTACGCCAGCTCTTATCAAGCTGGCGATCTGCCTTTTCATCAGCGTTGTGTTGATGGTCATGGACCATCAATTAAAAGCACTGAATGAAGTTCGTTCGGTGGCAAGCTACATGCTCACCCCATTTCAATACGCCATGCAAATGCCCAGAAATGCATTGGTTGGCACTTATGACTACCTGACAAGCAAAGGCTCTCTAGAGGTTGAAAATGAGGCTCTCACCAAGCGAGTGGCCGAATTAACACTCTTGGCAAATCAGTCAGAGCTGTTCATGTCCGAAAATACACAATTGCGAAACCTGATTGGCATCAAAGAACAGGCTCGCTTTAAGATTTTGATTGCCCAGATTCTTTACAGCCCCTCCAATCCAATGTCTCAACGCGTGGTGATTGATCGAGGCGCATCAGACAACATCTCACTTGGCCAAGCAGTTTCAGATCATCAAGGCATTGTTGGTCAAGTGGTTCGTGTGATGGAAAACAAATCCGAAGTGTCTTTGTTAGATGACAGAGACATGGTGATCCCAATTCAAGTAGCCAGAAATGGTCTTAGGGGCGCCCTTCATGGCAATGGCAGAGGTCGACCGCTGGAATTGAGACACATGGCTGCCGTGAGTGATTTGCAAGTGGGCGACGTTCTAATGACATCTGGCATTGATGGCGTTTATCCGCCAGGATTTGCAGTGGCCACCATCGATAAAATTGAACGCAACGTGGATAAGAACTTTGCCTACGTTTACTGCTCTCCAGTAGGCGGTGTGAATCGCTTTCGTCACGTGATGATTCTTTTCTACGACTCTGGATTTGGTCCTAAACCAGAAGCAAGTAAAAATTTCAAAGAAACTGACTCAAAATCCAATCGTTTATACAGAGGTAAGCCATGA
- the mreD gene encoding rod shape-determining protein MreD → MIESGYILRPANPLFIAASLIAATLLNFLPLGNAPWVPDWLLLCLVFWTIHQPRKVGVIWAFCLGLVMDVHNGNLLGQYAFMYPLVAYFGIFWQRRVMGFTRIQQALHLLPLFISASIWPLIIRWVATGEIPFWAWSSLFSGFIEALLWPVAVFLLLAPQRRPTDVDLNRPI, encoded by the coding sequence ATGATTGAAAGCGGCTACATCCTTCGTCCTGCGAACCCTCTGTTTATTGCCGCAAGCTTGATAGCAGCCACCTTACTGAATTTCTTGCCGCTGGGCAATGCACCCTGGGTGCCTGATTGGCTATTGCTTTGCTTGGTGTTTTGGACCATTCACCAACCAAGAAAAGTCGGCGTGATTTGGGCGTTTTGTTTGGGCTTGGTCATGGATGTTCACAATGGCAACTTGCTTGGTCAATATGCATTCATGTACCCGCTGGTTGCTTACTTCGGTATTTTTTGGCAAAGGCGCGTGATGGGATTTACTCGCATCCAACAAGCCTTACATCTGTTACCACTTTTCATCTCGGCCTCTATTTGGCCACTGATCATTCGTTGGGTTGCAACCGGTGAAATTCCATTCTGGGCATGGTCGAGTCTTTTCTCTGGTTTTATTGAAGCCCTTTTATGGCCAGTAGCAGTGTTCTTATTATTAGCGCCGCAACGCAGGCCAACTGATGTTGACCTCAACCGTCCGATTTAA
- the mrdA gene encoding penicillin-binding protein 2, with amino-acid sequence MNRFNQSQPTVKSFQDRLTVAMIFVLICFSILLLRFVWLQVFTHQRHSLAAENNRIALIPVPANRGLIYDRNGIVIARNYSAYTLEINPSQVETNLNDLLDQLSSVIDIQPKDRRNFLKLAAESKTFDSFPVRTLLSDVEVARFTAQRFRFPGVEIRARLFRQYPYGELGSHLIGYIGRVSQKDREKLIAELDSSKSMDEDWAQRKNINLLGMPYIGKVGIEQSYEQALRGSPGFEQVEITAGGRAVRTLSTSSSTPGKNLVLAVDIKLQHLVEQLYGKRRGAFVAIEPKTGDILAFVSKPNFNPNDFVEGIDASTWKDLNDSPEKPLYNRPLKGTYAPGSTYKPFMALAALETGKRTPSQSIADPGYFILGNNTFRDDKVGGHGTVDMAKSIVDSCNTYYYHLARDIGVNPMHDFMKPLGLGQITGIDLVGEARGVLPSTSWKEKAFKKPEQQKWFEGETISLGIGQGYNSFSILQLAHATANLANQGVVMKPHLVKSIENPITKDRVLTTPQESYKIDLKKENIDVITNAMVDVNRFGTSAGAFKGAGYNAAGKTGTAQVYSLNAKNYNHGATPEFLRDHALYVVFAPAENPKIAIAMIVENAGFGAAHAAPIARRALDYYLEGRWPKEVPEWKNAP; translated from the coding sequence ATGAATAGATTCAATCAATCTCAACCAACCGTTAAGTCATTTCAAGATCGACTGACTGTTGCAATGATTTTTGTATTGATTTGCTTTTCAATACTTTTATTGAGATTTGTTTGGCTCCAAGTATTCACGCATCAACGTCACTCTTTGGCAGCAGAAAATAATCGCATTGCCTTGATACCGGTGCCAGCCAATCGCGGTCTCATTTACGATCGCAACGGCATTGTGATTGCACGCAATTACTCAGCCTACACATTAGAAATAAATCCATCACAAGTTGAAACCAACTTAAATGATTTGCTTGATCAACTGTCATCAGTCATTGATATTCAGCCCAAAGATCGTCGTAACTTTTTAAAGTTAGCGGCAGAGTCAAAAACCTTTGATTCATTCCCCGTCAGAACATTGCTCAGCGATGTCGAAGTTGCAAGATTCACGGCTCAACGCTTCAGATTTCCTGGGGTTGAAATTCGTGCGCGCTTATTTAGACAATATCCATATGGTGAGCTTGGTTCACACTTGATCGGCTACATCGGCCGAGTGTCACAAAAAGATCGTGAAAAATTAATTGCTGAATTAGACTCAAGCAAAAGCATGGATGAGGATTGGGCTCAGAGAAAAAATATCAACTTACTGGGCATGCCATACATAGGCAAAGTTGGCATTGAACAAAGTTACGAACAGGCTCTCAGAGGTTCCCCAGGATTTGAGCAAGTTGAAATCACCGCTGGCGGAAGAGCGGTCAGAACACTCTCAACATCTTCCTCTACGCCAGGAAAAAATCTAGTACTGGCCGTTGATATCAAACTTCAACATTTGGTTGAACAGTTATACGGAAAAAGACGTGGCGCATTTGTGGCGATTGAACCAAAAACTGGCGACATCCTTGCGTTTGTTTCAAAACCTAATTTCAATCCAAATGATTTTGTGGAAGGCATTGATGCCAGTACTTGGAAAGACTTGAATGACTCTCCAGAAAAGCCTCTCTACAATCGCCCGCTAAAAGGCACCTACGCCCCAGGTTCAACGTATAAGCCATTCATGGCACTGGCAGCTCTTGAGACTGGCAAACGCACACCTAGTCAATCGATCGCAGATCCTGGTTACTTCATTCTCGGTAACAACACATTCAGAGATGATAAGGTCGGCGGTCACGGCACAGTGGATATGGCCAAATCAATTGTTGACTCTTGTAATACCTATTACTACCACTTGGCTCGCGATATCGGCGTCAATCCGATGCACGACTTCATGAAGCCACTTGGGCTTGGTCAAATCACCGGCATCGATCTTGTGGGCGAAGCACGGGGGGTCTTGCCTTCGACTTCATGGAAAGAAAAGGCATTTAAAAAACCAGAGCAACAAAAATGGTTTGAAGGCGAAACGATTTCTTTAGGTATCGGACAAGGCTACAACAGCTTTTCTATTTTGCAATTAGCCCATGCCACGGCCAACCTTGCGAACCAAGGTGTGGTGATGAAACCTCACCTGGTGAAATCAATTGAAAACCCAATCACCAAAGATCGTGTTTTGACCACGCCTCAAGAGAGCTACAAAATTGATCTAAAGAAAGAAAATATTGATGTGATCACCAATGCCATGGTGGATGTGAATAGATTTGGTACATCAGCAGGCGCATTCAAAGGAGCTGGTTACAACGCTGCCGGTAAAACTGGTACGGCCCAGGTATATAGCTTGAATGCCAAAAACTATAACCACGGCGCTACTCCAGAATTTTTAAGAGACCATGCTTTATACGTCGTCTTTGCTCCAGCAGAAAATCCAAAAATTGCTATTGCCATGATTGTTGAAAATGCTGGCTTCGGCGCTGCTCACGCAGCTCCTATCGCACGACGTGCGCTTGATTACTATCTTGAGGGTCGTTGGCCTAAGGAGGTTCCTGAATGGAAAAACGCTCCTTAA
- the rodA gene encoding rod shape-determining protein RodA, translating into MEKRSLIHKIDFLWSGLDKTLGLIVLALVAISIVTFISATSGTHVQFVDQARNLIVSIGLMLIVSRIPPKWLEKSAIWIYTIGIALLLAVAAFGLIKKGARRWVNIGIVIQPSEIMKIAMPMMLAWYFQRREGVLKTWDYGVAALLLILPVALIGRQPDLGTALLVMASGLYVIILAGFPWKYIIPVVGVGTLGILLIIIFGGYICEPEVKWYILHEYQKNRVCTLLNPSSDPLGKGFHTIQSIIAIGSGGLFGKGWLNGTQAHLEFIPEKHTDFIFAVFAEEFGLLGNIILLALFVALIQRGLAIASNAPTLFTRLLGGAVTMIFFTYAFVNMGMVSGLLPVVGVPLPFISYGGTALVTLGIGVGILMSIHRYRRLVQS; encoded by the coding sequence ATGGAAAAACGCTCCTTAATTCATAAGATCGACTTTCTGTGGAGTGGCCTTGATAAAACCTTGGGTCTGATCGTTCTCGCGCTTGTGGCCATCAGCATCGTCACATTTATTTCAGCGACGAGCGGAACGCATGTGCAGTTTGTTGATCAAGCACGCAATCTGATTGTATCGATTGGTTTGATGTTGATCGTCTCCAGAATTCCGCCGAAGTGGCTAGAAAAATCTGCCATCTGGATTTACACCATTGGTATTGCATTGCTGCTTGCAGTAGCGGCTTTTGGCTTGATCAAAAAAGGTGCGCGCCGCTGGGTCAACATTGGCATCGTGATACAGCCTTCAGAAATCATGAAGATTGCCATGCCCATGATGTTGGCCTGGTACTTTCAACGTCGCGAAGGCGTCTTAAAAACTTGGGATTACGGTGTAGCAGCTTTGTTGTTAATTTTGCCGGTTGCCTTGATTGGTAGACAGCCTGACCTAGGCACAGCATTGCTGGTCATGGCCTCTGGTCTTTACGTGATCATTCTTGCAGGATTTCCTTGGAAATACATCATTCCAGTCGTTGGAGTCGGCACGCTCGGCATTTTGTTGATCATCATTTTCGGTGGCTATATTTGCGAACCAGAAGTGAAGTGGTACATTCTTCATGAATATCAAAAAAATCGTGTGTGCACGCTTTTAAACCCTAGCTCAGACCCTTTGGGTAAAGGTTTCCATACGATTCAATCGATCATCGCGATTGGCTCTGGTGGGCTTTTTGGTAAGGGCTGGCTCAACGGCACTCAGGCACACCTTGAGTTCATTCCAGAAAAACACACCGACTTTATCTTTGCTGTTTTTGCAGAAGAGTTTGGATTGCTTGGCAACATCATTTTGTTGGCCTTATTCGTTGCCTTGATTCAAAGAGGTCTCGCCATTGCATCAAACGCCCCCACGCTCTTCACGAGACTCTTGGGCGGCGCTGTGACAATGATTTTCTTCACCTATGCCTTCGTCAACATGGGCATGGTCAGCGGCCTTCTACCAGTGGTTGGCGTACCCCTGCCATTCATCAGCTACGGCGGTACAGCTCTTGTGACTCTTGGTATCGGCGTGGGCATTCTAATGAGCATTCATCGCTACCGAAGACTCGTACAAAGTTAG
- a CDS encoding HU family DNA-binding protein, whose amino-acid sequence MNKAELISAIAEESELSKAKAEFALNSVMDNIKKAVTKGDSVQLIGFGTFGSGKRAARMGRNPKTGEAIKIAAAKTVKFTAGKAFKDAVNKRKK is encoded by the coding sequence TTGAATAAAGCAGAACTTATTTCCGCAATTGCAGAAGAATCTGAGTTGTCAAAAGCTAAAGCTGAATTTGCATTGAATTCAGTAATGGACAACATCAAGAAGGCCGTTACTAAAGGTGACAGCGTTCAGTTAATCGGTTTCGGTACTTTTGGTTCTGGTAAGCGTGCTGCTCGTATGGGCCGTAATCCAAAAACTGGCGAAGCAATCAAGATTGCTGCAGCTAAGACAGTTAAATTTACTGCAGGTAAAGCATTTAAAGATGCCGTGAATAAGCGTAAGAAGTAA
- a CDS encoding hemin uptake protein HemP encodes MTKENNHFSTKEVEKTDIKLIDSKELMGKSNYLDIAHEGEVYRLRITKYRKLILTK; translated from the coding sequence ATGACTAAAGAAAATAATCACTTCTCCACAAAAGAAGTAGAAAAAACAGATATTAAATTGATTGATAGCAAAGAATTGATGGGCAAGTCCAATTACTTGGACATTGCACATGAGGGTGAAGTCTATCGACTGAGAATCACCAAATATAGAAAACTAATTCTGACCAAGTAG
- a CDS encoding glutathione S-transferase, which produces MTAVLYSYRRCPYAMRARMALAYSGIPVEIREISLREKPASMLAISPKGTVPVLQSDDLVLEQSYDIMKWALKQSDPDQWFSVETESVIDEWVEKNDGPFKKLLDQYKYPDRYPDISLEETLSQATISFLGPINEQLKKSAYLLGPKMSLADIAIFPFVRQFSMVNSEWIDQSGLNFLKQWLNEHLESPLFLSVMQKYPTWYDPTPE; this is translated from the coding sequence ATGACAGCAGTTTTATATTCTTATCGACGTTGTCCTTATGCCATGAGAGCCAGAATGGCTTTGGCTTATTCAGGCATTCCAGTTGAAATCCGAGAAATTTCTTTAAGAGAAAAGCCAGCTTCTATGTTGGCTATTTCGCCTAAAGGCACTGTTCCAGTCTTGCAAAGTGATGATCTTGTGCTTGAGCAGAGTTACGACATCATGAAGTGGGCCTTAAAACAATCGGATCCAGACCAGTGGTTTTCTGTTGAGACAGAATCCGTCATTGATGAATGGGTTGAAAAGAATGATGGCCCGTTTAAAAAGTTATTGGATCAATACAAGTATCCCGATAGGTATCCAGATATTTCTCTTGAGGAGACTTTGAGCCAAGCAACAATATCATTTCTTGGGCCAATCAATGAGCAGCTAAAGAAAAGTGCTTATTTGTTGGGGCCAAAGATGAGTTTGGCTGATATAGCGATATTTCCATTTGTGCGTCAGTTTTCAATGGTTAATTCAGAGTGGATTGATCAATCAGGCCTGAATTTCTTAAAACAATGGTTAAATGAACATCTTGAGTCACCTTTGTTTTTAAGTGTGATGCAAAAATACCCAACTTGGTATGACCCAACCCCGGAGTGA
- a CDS encoding ketopantoate reductase family protein, with translation MKKEIKRIAVLGAGAVGCFFGGMLARAGKEVLLIARDNHVQAIKKNGLLMEFQHSQEYVAIEASSNVEDIAGADLILCCVKSPDTERSMREIKDLIKPDALILSLQNGVDNAERIAQVVPNHPISAVVYVATGMGGDGHVKHFGRGELIIGQVGGHENISAELEQICELFLSAQIPCSVSDSIQRELWLKFLVNCSYNGISAIGQITYGEMVQQENIQQLIKDLTVEFLLVAAQEKIDISLAEAQMVNEKIAKTMAGQRSSTAQDLMRRKPTEIDYLNGLIVRKAKQHGLNVPNHQAIYALVKMIEQKNLESSI, from the coding sequence TTGAAAAAAGAAATTAAACGAATTGCTGTGCTTGGGGCCGGGGCCGTTGGTTGCTTTTTTGGCGGCATGCTGGCTCGCGCAGGCAAAGAAGTTCTGTTGATTGCTCGAGACAATCATGTGCAAGCCATCAAGAAAAATGGCTTGTTGATGGAGTTTCAACATTCACAAGAATATGTGGCGATTGAAGCCAGCAGCAATGTGGAGGATATAGCGGGCGCTGATCTTATTTTGTGCTGCGTTAAATCACCCGACACAGAGCGTTCGATGCGTGAAATCAAAGATTTGATTAAGCCAGATGCCTTGATTTTGAGTTTGCAAAATGGGGTTGATAACGCCGAAAGAATCGCTCAAGTTGTGCCAAATCATCCTATTTCTGCTGTTGTCTATGTTGCAACAGGCATGGGTGGTGATGGTCATGTGAAGCACTTTGGTCGAGGAGAGCTCATCATTGGACAGGTTGGTGGGCATGAGAACATTTCTGCCGAGTTAGAACAGATTTGTGAGCTATTTTTGAGCGCTCAAATACCATGTTCAGTATCAGACAGTATTCAGCGTGAGCTTTGGCTTAAATTTTTAGTCAATTGCTCATACAACGGCATATCTGCCATTGGGCAGATCACTTATGGTGAAATGGTTCAGCAAGAAAATATCCAACAATTAATCAAAGACCTCACCGTTGAATTTCTTTTGGTGGCAGCTCAAGAAAAGATAGATATATCTTTGGCTGAGGCGCAAATGGTGAATGAGAAAATTGCTAAAACAATGGCAGGTCAGCGTTCTTCTACGGCACAAGATCTCATGCGCCGCAAGCCAACAGAGATAGATTATTTGAATGGCTTAATCGTTCGCAAAGCAAAACAACATGGCCTCAATGTGCCCAATCATCAGGCCATCTATGCTTTGGTAAAAATGATTGAGCAAAAGAACCTTGAGTCATCTATTTAA